Proteins from a genomic interval of Caulobacter sp. SL161:
- a CDS encoding SURF1 family protein translates to MSEISTGKRRFPIGLTIATAIAFAILCGLGSWQLQRLHWKEGVLARLEALKTAPALPLVQVLTAEARPEDLAWTRVSVDCGDVGGEPLPLVYGVRDGDVVWRAQSPCAVLAGPYNMILVDRGVVPGLTGQVAPAPRAFAAPRRVVGVLSPIEQLGGDRAKVLERFADRKPAPLVLMVEQETPAPAGLTPAPLPAEISNRHLEYALTWFGLAVTLLVIYAAMLWRRLRP, encoded by the coding sequence ATGTCTGAGATTTCGACCGGCAAGAGACGCTTTCCCATCGGCCTGACGATCGCCACCGCCATCGCTTTCGCCATCCTGTGCGGCCTGGGGAGCTGGCAGCTGCAGCGCCTTCACTGGAAGGAGGGCGTTCTGGCCCGGCTCGAGGCGCTGAAGACCGCACCGGCCCTGCCGCTGGTCCAGGTGCTGACCGCCGAGGCGCGGCCAGAGGATCTGGCCTGGACCCGGGTCAGCGTCGACTGCGGCGATGTTGGCGGAGAGCCCTTGCCGCTGGTCTATGGCGTCCGTGACGGCGACGTCGTCTGGCGCGCCCAGTCCCCGTGCGCGGTGCTGGCCGGTCCCTACAACATGATCCTGGTCGATCGCGGCGTCGTGCCCGGCCTGACCGGCCAGGTGGCGCCGGCGCCGCGCGCCTTTGCGGCCCCTCGGCGTGTGGTCGGCGTGCTCAGCCCGATCGAGCAGCTGGGCGGCGACCGCGCCAAGGTCCTGGAGCGCTTCGCCGATCGCAAGCCCGCCCCGCTGGTGCTGATGGTTGAACAGGAAACGCCCGCGCCCGCCGGTCTGACGCCTGCGCCGCTACCGGCAGAAATTTCCAATCGGCACCTGGAATACGCCCTTACGTGGTTTGGTCTTGCCGTAACCCTGCTGGTTATCTATGCCGCCATGCTCTGGCGGAGACTGAGACCCTGA